One segment of Tamlana crocina DNA contains the following:
- a CDS encoding heavy metal-associated domain-containing protein, whose translation MKSIKYILAFATLAAVVLSCKNEVKPEVKTVEVAAEEAKELNPNATYAKAEFTIDGMTCQIGCAATIQKKISKMDGVKSAAVDFDKKLAMVEYDEAKVNPALLTETVTDVSEIYKVSDMKTVETFSK comes from the coding sequence ATGAAATCCATCAAATATATTTTAGCGTTTGCAACCCTAGCCGCTGTTGTTTTAAGTTGTAAAAACGAAGTTAAGCCCGAGGTTAAAACGGTTGAAGTTGCTGCAGAAGAAGCCAAGGAACTGAACCCTAACGCCACTTATGCAAAAGCAGAATTTACTATTGACGGGATGACCTGCCAAATAGGTTGCGCGGCTACGATACAAAAGAAAATTTCGAAAATGGACGGCGTAAAATCGGCCGCAGTCGATTTCGATAAAAAGTTGGCCATGGTGGAATACGATGAGGCTAAAGTAAACCCAGCATTGTTGACAGAAACTGTAACAGATGTTTCTGAAATCTATAAAGTGAGCGATATGAAAACGGTTGAAACCTTTTCGAAGTAA
- a CDS encoding DUF4199 domain-containing protein: protein MKNISLPIRFGLVTSAVLIAYFLVLALVGKHTNPAFSFFNALITGLGIYEAVRFKKLENFSDFSYGEGFKTGIVTGAVATIVFTVFFLFYATEINSGFLHELLRTVNGGFNADIGMVTFVVAIMGFATTVVAALTVMQYFKKTGNVPQ, encoded by the coding sequence ATGAAAAATATATCCCTTCCTATTCGTTTCGGTTTAGTAACCAGTGCCGTTTTAATAGCCTATTTTTTGGTTTTGGCTTTGGTGGGCAAACACACCAATCCGGCTTTTAGTTTCTTTAATGCGCTTATTACAGGTTTAGGTATTTATGAAGCTGTACGGTTTAAAAAATTGGAAAACTTCAGCGATTTCTCTTATGGCGAAGGGTTCAAGACTGGAATTGTAACGGGAGCTGTCGCAACCATTGTTTTTACTGTTTTCTTCCTGTTTTATGCTACCGAAATTAATAGCGGTTTTTTGCACGAGTTATTACGGACTGTTAATGGCGGATTCAATGCCGATATTGGTATGGTAACCTTTGTGGTGGCCATTATGGGATTTGCCACTACGGTAGTCGCTGCCCTTACCGTGATGCAATACTTCAAAAAAACAGGGAATGTTCCTCAATAA
- the rplU gene encoding 50S ribosomal protein L21, translating to MYAIVEIAGQQFKVEKDQKVFVNRLQTEEGKEVSFDNVLLVGDGDNVTVGAPAIDGAQVGAKVLKHLKGDKVIVFKKKRRKGYRVKNGHRQALSEIVIESIVASGAKKAAPVKKEAKKTEAKPVAKKATGKADDLKKIEGAGPKAAEALVNAGLDTFAKVAKATPEELSNILSEASSRLSHIVTETWPKQAGLAAEGKWDELKELQDRLDGGIEK from the coding sequence ATGTACGCAATTGTAGAGATAGCAGGGCAACAATTTAAAGTTGAAAAAGACCAAAAAGTTTTTGTTAACCGTTTACAAACTGAAGAGGGTAAAGAAGTTTCTTTCGATAACGTTCTTTTAGTAGGTGATGGTGACAATGTAACTGTAGGCGCCCCGGCTATAGACGGAGCTCAAGTAGGAGCAAAAGTCTTAAAACACCTTAAAGGTGATAAGGTTATAGTTTTCAAAAAGAAAAGACGTAAAGGTTACCGTGTAAAAAATGGTCACCGTCAAGCGCTTTCTGAAATCGTAATCGAAAGCATTGTAGCTTCAGGAGCAAAGAAAGCTGCTCCAGTTAAAAAAGAAGCTAAAAAAACTGAAGCAAAACCAGTTGCTAAGAAAGCAACAGGTAAGGCTGATGATTTAAAGAAAATTGAAGGTGCAGGGCCAAAAGCTGCAGAAGCGTTGGTTAATGCCGGTTTGGATACTTTTGCAAAAGTAGCTAAAGCCACTCCAGAAGAATTAAGCAATATTCTTTCTGAAGCAAGTTCAAGATTATCTCACATCGTTACCGAAACTTGGCCAAAACAAGCAGGTTTGGCTGCCGAAGGTAAATGGGATGAGTTAAAAGAATTACAAGACAGATTAGACGGCGGAATTGAAAAATAA
- the rpmA gene encoding 50S ribosomal protein L27 → MAHKKGVGSSKNGRESESKRLGVKIFGGQAAVAGNIIVRQRGNTHHPGENVYSSKDHTLHARVDGIVKFTKKKDNKSYVSIEPFEA, encoded by the coding sequence ATGGCTCATAAAAAAGGAGTAGGTAGTTCTAAGAACGGTAGAGAATCAGAATCGAAACGCTTGGGTGTTAAGATTTTTGGCGGTCAAGCTGCCGTTGCAGGAAACATTATCGTAAGACAAAGAGGAAACACCCACCACCCAGGTGAAAACGTGTATTCTTCAAAAGACCACACTTTGCATGCCCGAGTTGACGGTATTGTAAAGTTTACTAAGAAAAAAGATAACAAATCTTATGTTTCTATCGAGCCTTTTGAGGCTTAA